One genomic window of Halolamina sediminis includes the following:
- a CDS encoding class I SAM-dependent methyltransferase encodes MGYHTFDADRADNLEDAQRRYRFLSAEELLWALSPDGDETVADLGSGTGFYTDDVAPAVDRVSAVDIQEAMHDYYREKGVPENVDLVTSGVDDLPFDTDSLDAAFSTMTYHEFASERALRELSRVLEPGGTLVVVDWAAAGTGAHGPPLDERFSAAEAGDALRQHGFEIEFEAERPETFLLVGRND; translated from the coding sequence ATGGGGTATCACACGTTCGACGCCGACCGCGCCGACAACCTCGAAGACGCACAGCGTCGGTACCGGTTCCTCTCGGCGGAGGAGTTACTCTGGGCGCTGTCACCGGACGGCGACGAGACGGTCGCGGATCTCGGCAGCGGGACCGGGTTCTACACCGACGACGTCGCGCCGGCCGTCGACCGCGTCTCTGCCGTCGACATCCAGGAGGCGATGCACGACTACTACCGGGAGAAAGGCGTCCCCGAGAACGTCGACCTCGTGACCAGCGGCGTCGACGACCTCCCCTTCGACACCGATAGCCTCGACGCCGCGTTCTCGACGATGACCTACCACGAGTTCGCGAGCGAACGGGCGCTGCGCGAGCTCTCGCGCGTGCTCGAACCCGGTGGGACGCTCGTCGTCGTCGACTGGGCGGCCGCCGGAACCGGTGCCCACGGCCCACCCCTCGACGAGCGGTTCTCGGCCGCCGAGGCTGGGGATGCACTGCGCCAGCACGGGTTCGAAATCGAGTTCGAGGCGGAGCGGCCGGAGACGTTCCTGTTGGTCGGCCGCAACGACTGA
- a CDS encoding acetate--CoA ligase family protein: MNSDADIGGLFAPERVAVVGATERTGSIGAAIVRNLADFTGDVVPVNPSRDTVFGEPCYPDVASVPDPVDLAVVVVPPPIAVDAVREAGEVGVHNVVVITAGFSETGTEGAQREQQLRAVAAEYDLNLVGPNSLGVLSTPPGLNATFGPSNALPGSLSFMSQSGAFITAVLDWANDQGIGFKDVVSLGNKAVLDESDFLAHWRDDPETNVVLGYLEGVEDGRAFIDTAREVTQDTPVVVVKSGRTEAGADAASSHTGTIAGSEAAYEAAFEQAGVVRAENVQELFDYARALDGLPMPDSEQVGVVTNAGGPGVMATDAVGDSQLAMASFTDGTLSELEATMPEEANIYNPVDVIGDADIERFETALDTVLADDNVGCAIVISAPTAVVDFGELAAAIADRQAEHDTPVVACLMGGERTDRAADVLGDAGIPNYFDPARAVSSLDALAVQRGVETRSYEAPQSFDVDRERAREVLAEGAERGATRLGVEAMGILEAYGIPIPDSELVENQAAAVSAASRIDGDVVMKIVSPDISHKSDIGGVAVGVPQSEVADTYETLLTRARNYQPDATVLGVQVQEMVDTDAGTETILGMNRDPQFGPMVLFGLGGIFVEVLEDTSVRIAPVSGREAGEMIDELDSAPLLRGARGRASADEAAIEEAIQRLSQLVTDFDAILELDVNPLLATADGVQALDVRLTIDPEKL, encoded by the coding sequence GTGAACTCGGACGCCGATATCGGTGGACTGTTCGCGCCCGAACGCGTCGCCGTCGTCGGTGCGACGGAGCGTACTGGGTCGATCGGGGCCGCCATCGTCCGGAACCTCGCCGACTTCACGGGCGACGTCGTTCCGGTGAACCCGAGCCGCGACACCGTGTTCGGGGAGCCGTGCTACCCGGACGTCGCGTCCGTTCCGGACCCCGTCGATCTCGCGGTCGTCGTCGTTCCGCCGCCGATAGCTGTCGACGCCGTCCGCGAGGCGGGCGAGGTGGGGGTGCACAACGTCGTGGTCATCACGGCGGGGTTCAGCGAGACCGGGACGGAGGGCGCACAGCGCGAGCAGCAACTCCGCGCCGTCGCCGCGGAGTACGACCTCAACCTCGTCGGGCCGAACTCGCTGGGCGTGCTCTCGACGCCGCCGGGGCTCAACGCCACGTTCGGGCCGTCGAACGCGCTTCCGGGCTCGCTGTCGTTCATGAGCCAGTCCGGCGCGTTCATCACGGCGGTACTGGACTGGGCTAACGACCAGGGCATCGGCTTCAAGGACGTCGTCTCGCTGGGCAACAAGGCCGTGCTGGACGAGTCTGACTTCCTCGCCCACTGGCGGGACGACCCCGAGACGAACGTGGTCCTCGGCTACCTCGAGGGCGTCGAGGACGGCCGCGCGTTCATCGACACGGCCCGCGAGGTGACCCAGGACACGCCCGTCGTGGTCGTCAAGTCCGGACGGACCGAGGCCGGCGCCGACGCGGCGTCCTCCCACACGGGGACGATCGCCGGCAGCGAGGCGGCCTACGAGGCGGCGTTCGAGCAGGCGGGCGTCGTGCGCGCCGAGAACGTCCAGGAACTGTTCGACTACGCTCGCGCGCTCGACGGGCTCCCGATGCCCGACTCCGAACAGGTCGGCGTCGTCACGAACGCGGGCGGCCCCGGCGTGATGGCGACCGACGCCGTCGGCGACTCACAGCTCGCGATGGCGTCGTTCACCGACGGGACGCTCTCGGAACTCGAAGCGACGATGCCCGAGGAGGCGAACATCTACAACCCCGTCGACGTGATCGGCGACGCCGACATCGAACGGTTCGAGACGGCACTCGACACCGTGCTCGCCGACGACAACGTGGGCTGTGCGATCGTCATCTCCGCACCCACGGCGGTCGTCGACTTCGGGGAGCTCGCCGCAGCGATCGCCGACCGACAGGCCGAACACGACACACCCGTCGTCGCGTGTCTGATGGGTGGAGAGCGAACCGACCGCGCGGCGGACGTCCTCGGCGACGCCGGCATCCCGAACTACTTCGATCCGGCCCGAGCCGTCAGCAGCTTGGACGCACTCGCCGTCCAGCGGGGCGTCGAAACCCGGAGCTACGAGGCACCCCAGTCGTTCGACGTCGACCGGGAGCGGGCCCGAGAGGTCCTCGCAGAGGGGGCTGAGCGCGGCGCGACACGGCTCGGCGTGGAAGCGATGGGAATCCTCGAGGCGTACGGCATCCCGATCCCCGACTCCGAGCTGGTCGAGAATCAGGCGGCCGCCGTGTCGGCCGCCTCGCGCATCGACGGCGACGTGGTGATGAAGATCGTGAGCCCGGACATCTCCCACAAGTCCGACATCGGCGGCGTGGCCGTCGGGGTCCCCCAGTCAGAGGTCGCCGACACGTACGAGACGCTGCTCACCCGCGCCCGGAACTACCAGCCGGACGCGACCGTTCTCGGCGTCCAAGTGCAGGAGATGGTAGACACCGACGCGGGGACGGAGACGATCCTCGGGATGAATCGCGACCCGCAGTTCGGCCCGATGGTGCTGTTCGGCCTCGGCGGGATCTTCGTGGAAGTGCTGGAGGACACGAGCGTCCGGATCGCCCCCGTCTCCGGGCGCGAGGCGGGCGAGATGATCGACGAACTCGACTCGGCGCCACTGCTTCGGGGGGCACGCGGCCGTGCCTCGGCGGACGAAGCGGCCATCGAGGAGGCCATCCAGCGCCTGAGCCAGCTCGTGACTGACTTCGACGCCATCCTCGAACTCGACGTGAACCCGCTGCTCGCGACCGCCGACGGCGTGCAGGCCCTCGACGTACGACTGACCATCGACCCAGAGAAACTATGA
- a CDS encoding phosphotransacetylase family protein: MNSLLVTSTDEGTGKTAVTLALARLAADRGAAVGYMKPKGTRLQSNVGKTIDADPMLARELLDLDAEMHEMEPVVYSPTFISGAIRGEEDVPALRDRVQDAYAGLAEGKDVMVVEGAGDPDTGATVDLTDADIAALLDARAVLVARYEEPGDVDRILTAANGLGDRCLGIVFNAVSSAAYDEVETDVVPFLESRGIPVLGVLPWERSMAGVSVADLTNELGAESLTDADTSALVERVLVGAMSGESALSHFRRTKDAAVITGGDRADVQAAALDAPGVNCLVLTGGHRPSGAILGEAEEQGMPVLTVQTDTITTIERIESLIHGGRVRDEATVERMQELLHAHADVDALLD, translated from the coding sequence ATGAACTCGCTACTCGTTACCTCGACGGACGAAGGCACCGGGAAGACCGCCGTCACGCTCGCGCTCGCGCGCCTCGCCGCGGACCGCGGCGCAGCGGTCGGCTACATGAAACCGAAGGGGACCCGTCTCCAGAGCAACGTCGGGAAGACGATCGACGCCGACCCGATGCTCGCCCGGGAGCTGCTGGATCTGGACGCCGAGATGCACGAGATGGAGCCTGTCGTCTACTCCCCGACGTTCATCTCCGGCGCGATCCGCGGCGAGGAGGACGTCCCGGCGCTCCGTGACCGCGTGCAGGACGCGTACGCGGGGCTCGCCGAGGGGAAAGACGTGATGGTCGTCGAGGGCGCCGGCGACCCCGATACGGGGGCGACCGTCGACCTCACGGACGCCGACATCGCGGCGCTGCTCGACGCCCGCGCGGTGCTGGTCGCCCGCTATGAGGAACCGGGCGACGTCGACCGCATCCTCACGGCGGCCAACGGTCTCGGCGACCGCTGCCTCGGCATCGTGTTCAACGCCGTCTCCAGCGCCGCGTACGACGAGGTGGAAACCGACGTAGTTCCGTTCCTCGAATCGCGCGGCATCCCCGTGCTGGGTGTCCTGCCCTGGGAACGCTCGATGGCCGGCGTCTCGGTGGCAGACCTCACGAACGAACTCGGCGCGGAGTCGCTCACCGACGCGGACACGAGTGCTCTCGTCGAGCGCGTGCTCGTCGGGGCGATGAGCGGGGAGAGCGCGCTCAGCCACTTCCGGCGCACGAAGGACGCCGCCGTCATCACCGGGGGCGACCGGGCGGACGTCCAAGCCGCGGCGCTGGACGCCCCCGGCGTCAACTGTCTCGTGCTCACGGGGGGCCACCGGCCGTCCGGCGCGATACTCGGCGAGGCCGAAGAGCAGGGGATGCCGGTGTTGACCGTCCAGACGGACACGATCACGACGATCGAGCGGATCGAGTCCCTGATCCACGGCGGCCGCGTGCGGGACGAAGCGACCGTCGAGCGGATGCAGGAGCTGCTCCACGCCCACGCCGACGTGGACGCCCTGCTCGACTGA
- a CDS encoding SelT/SelW/SelH family protein, translating to MTSVEIEYCVPCGHRDRAQDLQAAILEEYGLQVDRVSLVTGDGGVFEVRVDGDGIFDIDEDEYDADAIVEGVGAYVN from the coding sequence ATGACGAGCGTCGAAATCGAGTACTGCGTCCCGTGTGGACACCGCGATCGAGCACAGGATCTGCAAGCGGCGATCCTCGAAGAGTACGGGCTGCAAGTCGACCGCGTGTCGCTGGTCACCGGCGACGGCGGCGTGTTCGAAGTTCGTGTCGACGGCGACGGGATCTTCGACATCGACGAGGACGAGTACGACGCAGACGCGATCGTCGAGGGCGTCGGCGCGTACGTGAACTGA
- a CDS encoding ABC transporter ATP-binding protein, with protein sequence MTDEPLLSVRDLEKHYPVRSGLLRRVTDHVKAVDGISFDVEAGEVVGLVGESGCGKSTAATTLLHLEEPTGGEVRFQGATVADQSRSERKAFRRNAQVVFQDPDSAFDPQATVGESIADPLATHGLRDEQRQWEIVADVLERIGLSADDADRYPHEFSGGQKQRIALARALVLDPDLLVADEPVSALDVSIQADILSLLADLRDELGLGILLISHDLDVVRQICDRVAVMYLGEIVEIGPTEALFENPQHPYTEGLLAAIPDTDPRNRGGTVELRGDVPDPIDPPSGCSFHPRCPQVIPPEEYEFADGEYRTVLDFRLALREDDIDTARHDTATALREAYEIPETLTDDDAETLLDGAIEDVLGGDRERALDRLGGFATPCERDDPALGSTNERQSAACLRHTR encoded by the coding sequence ATGACTGACGAACCCCTCCTCTCGGTGCGTGATCTGGAGAAACACTACCCGGTCCGGAGCGGCCTGCTGCGGCGGGTCACCGACCACGTGAAGGCCGTCGACGGGATCTCCTTCGACGTCGAGGCCGGCGAAGTAGTCGGGCTCGTCGGCGAGTCCGGCTGCGGGAAGTCCACCGCGGCGACGACCCTGCTCCACCTCGAAGAGCCGACGGGCGGGGAGGTCCGGTTCCAGGGGGCGACGGTGGCCGACCAGTCCCGGAGCGAGCGCAAAGCGTTCCGCCGGAACGCACAGGTCGTGTTTCAGGACCCCGACTCCGCGTTCGACCCGCAGGCGACCGTCGGCGAGTCGATCGCCGACCCGCTCGCGACCCACGGCCTGCGCGACGAGCAGCGTCAGTGGGAGATCGTCGCCGACGTGCTCGAACGGATCGGACTCTCGGCCGACGACGCCGACCGCTACCCCCACGAGTTCTCCGGCGGGCAGAAACAGCGCATCGCGCTGGCCCGCGCGCTCGTGCTCGACCCGGACCTGCTGGTCGCCGACGAGCCCGTCAGCGCGCTCGACGTGAGCATCCAAGCGGACATCCTCTCGCTGCTCGCGGACCTCCGGGACGAGCTCGGTCTGGGGATCCTCCTGATCAGCCACGATCTGGACGTGGTTCGCCAGATCTGTGACCGCGTCGCGGTGATGTACCTCGGCGAGATCGTCGAGATCGGGCCGACGGAGGCGCTGTTCGAGAACCCCCAGCACCCCTACACCGAGGGGCTGCTCGCCGCGATCCCGGACACGGACCCGCGGAACCGCGGCGGGACAGTCGAACTTCGCGGCGACGTGCCCGACCCGATCGACCCGCCGTCGGGCTGTTCCTTCCATCCGCGCTGCCCGCAGGTGATACCGCCCGAGGAGTACGAGTTCGCCGACGGCGAGTACCGAACGGTGCTCGACTTCCGGCTCGCGCTCCGGGAGGACGATATCGACACGGCACGCCACGACACCGCAACGGCGCTCCGCGAGGCGTACGAGATTCCCGAGACGCTCACGGACGACGACGCCGAGACGCTCCTCGACGGCGCGATCGAGGACGTGCTCGGCGGCGATCGGGAGCGTGCGCTCGATCGGCTCGGGGGGTTCGCGACGCCGTGTGAGCGCGACGATCCGGCGCTGGGATCGACGAACGAGCGCCAGTCGGCCGCCTGCCTCCGGCACACGCGATGA
- a CDS encoding ABC transporter ATP-binding protein: protein MSDPLLSVRDLRTEFDTDAGVVRAVDGASFDVEAGETVCLVGESGSGKTVACESITRLIPTDTGAITGGEVRFDGEDLTDLSASALTEYRGNRIAHVFQNPQGALDDVYTVGEQVVETVRAHRDLDKAAAREAAIDLLDRVGIPDAADRVDDYPHSFSGGMKQRVVLAIALAGDPDLLIADEPTTALDVTIQAQILRLLGEIQAERGMGLLFVTHDLGVVAEIADRVVVMYAGKVMETGDVYELFENPAHPYTRALLDCLPGHGEAFDTIDGLTPDPTDPPDGCRFHPRCDHAVEDCRAGEQPAFEPVGDDHDAACVLYGDDHQPPLSFPDKHDD from the coding sequence GTGAGCGACCCGCTGCTCTCGGTGCGCGACCTCCGCACCGAGTTCGACACCGACGCCGGGGTGGTGCGGGCCGTCGACGGCGCCTCCTTCGACGTCGAGGCCGGCGAGACCGTCTGTCTCGTCGGCGAGTCCGGCTCCGGGAAGACCGTCGCCTGCGAGTCGATCACGCGGCTGATCCCGACGGACACGGGGGCGATCACCGGCGGCGAGGTCCGGTTCGACGGCGAGGACCTGACCGACCTCTCGGCGTCGGCGCTGACGGAGTACCGTGGCAACCGGATCGCCCACGTGTTCCAGAACCCCCAGGGCGCGCTCGACGACGTGTACACCGTCGGCGAGCAGGTCGTCGAGACCGTCCGCGCCCACCGCGACCTCGACAAAGCGGCGGCACGGGAGGCGGCGATCGACCTGCTCGATCGGGTCGGGATCCCCGACGCCGCCGACCGGGTCGACGACTATCCTCACTCCTTCAGCGGGGGTATGAAACAGCGCGTCGTCCTCGCGATCGCGCTCGCGGGCGACCCCGACCTGCTAATCGCCGACGAGCCCACGACCGCGCTCGACGTGACGATTCAGGCCCAGATCCTCCGGCTGCTCGGCGAGATCCAGGCGGAACGCGGGATGGGGCTGCTGTTCGTGACTCACGACCTCGGCGTCGTCGCGGAGATCGCCGACCGCGTGGTCGTGATGTACGCGGGGAAGGTGATGGAGACCGGCGACGTGTACGAGCTGTTCGAGAACCCCGCCCACCCCTACACCCGGGCGCTACTCGACTGTCTCCCGGGCCACGGGGAAGCGTTCGACACGATCGACGGCCTCACGCCGGACCCGACCGACCCGCCGGACGGCTGTCGGTTCCACCCGCGCTGTGACCACGCGGTCGAGGACTGTCGCGCCGGCGAGCAGCCGGCGTTCGAGCCCGTCGGCGACGACCACGACGCCGCCTGCGTGCTGTACGGCGACGACCACCAGCCACCACTGTCGTTCCCCGACAAACACGATGACTGA
- a CDS encoding ABC transporter permease, which translates to MPSKDFESAAFTEVNWDVRDRGITVRKRTLGLIAAFLLLGALYAYDAIVAPDELVAALNWDVTRADWLLLVASVFFARYGLFPLAADPPRTRRLLGRLRSHPIGLAAILALGVLTAIGLLGPGLFFDTGYPKLKYRLQPPVYTSVFVGDVHYYNCVGQVTDGYCHGTWRYPLGTNRYGENVLELLVYGIRVALQVSLPTVVLIGVVGTVVGALAGYYGGWVDDALMRYVDIQQTVPAIVVYILLATFFLGEYSGVTDGGLFAFVGVFGLLNWGGVARVVRSDALQQRSAGYVRAARATGASDLRILRDRIVPNARGTIVTELSRRVPLLVLAQVALAYLSLSRIASQSLGRVIRVGLQPEVMPWHQKWWVTTFAVALLAFAVAAFNVSGDSLRDALDTRQGGSS; encoded by the coding sequence ATGCCCTCCAAGGACTTCGAGTCGGCAGCGTTCACCGAGGTGAATTGGGACGTACGCGACCGTGGAATCACGGTCCGGAAGCGGACGCTCGGGCTGATCGCCGCCTTCCTGCTGCTCGGCGCGCTGTACGCGTACGACGCGATCGTCGCGCCCGACGAGCTGGTCGCGGCCCTGAACTGGGACGTGACGCGTGCGGACTGGCTCCTGCTCGTCGCCAGCGTGTTCTTCGCGCGCTACGGGCTGTTCCCGCTGGCGGCCGACCCACCCCGGACCCGGCGGCTGCTCGGCCGCCTCCGCTCGCACCCGATCGGGCTGGCCGCGATCCTCGCTCTCGGCGTACTCACGGCGATCGGGCTGCTCGGGCCGGGGCTGTTCTTCGACACTGGCTACCCCAAGCTCAAGTATCGCCTCCAGCCGCCGGTGTACACCAGCGTCTTCGTCGGCGACGTCCACTACTACAACTGCGTCGGGCAGGTGACCGACGGCTACTGTCACGGGACCTGGCGCTACCCGTTGGGGACGAACCGCTACGGCGAGAACGTCCTCGAACTGCTCGTCTACGGGATCCGTGTCGCGCTGCAGGTTAGCCTCCCGACGGTCGTGCTCATCGGCGTCGTCGGCACGGTCGTCGGCGCGCTCGCGGGCTACTACGGCGGCTGGGTCGACGACGCGTTGATGCGCTACGTCGACATCCAGCAGACGGTGCCGGCGATCGTCGTCTACATCCTGCTCGCGACGTTCTTCCTCGGGGAGTACTCCGGCGTCACCGACGGCGGCCTGTTCGCCTTTGTCGGCGTGTTCGGGCTGCTCAACTGGGGTGGCGTCGCACGCGTCGTCAGGAGCGACGCCCTCCAGCAGCGGTCCGCGGGCTACGTCCGGGCGGCGCGGGCGACGGGCGCGAGCGACCTACGGATCCTGCGGGACCGCATCGTCCCGAACGCCAGAGGGACGATCGTCACCGAACTCAGCCGTCGGGTGCCGCTGCTCGTCCTCGCACAGGTCGCGCTCGCGTACCTCAGCCTCAGCCGGATCGCCTCACAGTCGCTCGGCCGAGTGATCCGTGTCGGGCTACAGCCCGAGGTGATGCCGTGGCACCAGAAATGGTGGGTGACGACGTTCGCGGTCGCGCTGCTGGCGTTCGCCGTCGCCGCGTTCAACGTCTCCGGGGACAGCCTCCGCGACGCGCTCGACACGCGGCAGGGGGGGAGCTCGTGA
- a CDS encoding ABC transporter permease codes for MSFVSYLLRRFAFAVFSVYAAATVMFGFTVLQIRLLFRQQLAFMQWGGSDTTEQEIERFRESYIAQRRLDQPLSERYLDWLVDLTTLEWGQSIAYDQPVAAVLGGRVVTTLEYVVPGVVIAVVLGVPLGVLAAFAKNETVDWSTRLSTYALLGVPVFMLITYLLAGVSQVGGGRLPIHPQVIAAVAVAASLLAGQLRFSRAAVLDQTGREFVKMLRAKGVPRARVVRHVLRNAALPIVSLSLSELLAVLVLNIYVIEEILPIDGLARASLVAVDQGDMSLITWSTLVIVFLGIAGSFLQDVLYGCLDPQVSVE; via the coding sequence GTGAGCTTCGTCAGCTACCTCCTCCGTCGGTTCGCGTTCGCCGTGTTCTCGGTGTACGCGGCAGCGACGGTGATGTTCGGGTTCACCGTCCTCCAGATACGGCTGCTCTTCCGCCAACAGCTCGCGTTCATGCAATGGGGGGGTTCGGACACCACCGAACAGGAGATCGAACGGTTCCGGGAGTCGTACATCGCCCAGCGTAGGCTGGACCAGCCGCTGTCCGAGCGCTACCTCGACTGGCTGGTCGACCTCACGACGTTGGAGTGGGGCCAGTCGATCGCGTACGACCAGCCGGTCGCGGCCGTGCTCGGCGGGCGCGTCGTGACCACCCTGGAGTACGTGGTGCCGGGGGTCGTGATCGCCGTCGTCCTCGGGGTCCCGCTGGGGGTGCTGGCGGCGTTCGCGAAGAACGAAACCGTCGACTGGAGCACCCGGCTGAGCACGTACGCGCTACTCGGCGTCCCCGTGTTTATGCTGATCACGTACCTCCTCGCCGGCGTCTCCCAGGTAGGCGGCGGCAGGCTGCCCATCCATCCGCAGGTGATCGCTGCCGTCGCCGTCGCGGCGAGCCTACTCGCCGGGCAGCTTCGGTTCAGCCGGGCGGCCGTGCTCGACCAGACGGGTCGGGAGTTCGTGAAGATGCTCCGAGCGAAAGGCGTCCCTCGGGCCAGAGTGGTCCGGCACGTACTCCGGAACGCGGCGCTGCCGATCGTCTCGCTGTCGCTCAGCGAACTGCTCGCGGTGCTCGTGTTAAACATCTACGTGATCGAAGAGATCCTGCCGATCGACGGGCTGGCACGGGCGAGCCTGGTCGCGGTCGATCAGGGCGACATGTCCCTGATCACCTGGTCGACGCTGGTGATCGTGTTCCTCGGGATCGCTGGCAGTTTCCTGCAGGACGTGCTGTACGGCTGCCTCGATCCACAGGTCTCCGTCGAGTGA
- a CDS encoding ABC transporter permease, which yields MSYVSYLLRRFAFAVFSVYAAASVMFGFTVLQARLILQKQLALMRYNGAQDWQIEQFRKEFLARRGLDRPLYEHYADWFVDLTTLEWGQSIAYDQSVAAVLDGRVVTTLEYVVPGVVVAVALGVPLGVLAAFEKEGAVDWTARLSTYALLGIPVFMVITYLLAVVSPVRAGPTAGAGPYVHPQVIAAGAVAASLLAGQLRFSRSAVLDQTGREFVKMLRAKGISRLTLVKHVLRNAALPIVSLSLSELLAVLVLNIYVIEEILPIDGLARASLVAVDQGDMSLITWSTLVIVFLGIGGSFLQDVVYGYLDPQVSVE from the coding sequence GTGAGCTACGTCAGCTACCTCCTCCGTCGGTTCGCGTTTGCCGTGTTCTCGGTGTACGCCGCCGCGTCCGTGATGTTCGGGTTCACGGTGCTTCAGGCGCGACTGATCCTCCAGAAGCAGCTGGCGCTCATGCGGTACAACGGCGCACAGGACTGGCAGATCGAGCAGTTCCGGAAGGAGTTTCTCGCCCGGCGCGGGCTGGATCGACCGCTCTACGAACACTACGCCGACTGGTTCGTCGACCTCACGACGCTGGAGTGGGGGCAGTCGATCGCGTACGACCAGTCGGTCGCGGCCGTGCTCGACGGGCGCGTGGTGACCACACTGGAGTACGTCGTCCCCGGCGTCGTCGTCGCCGTGGCGCTCGGGGTACCGCTGGGCGTGCTGGCGGCGTTCGAGAAGGAGGGCGCCGTCGACTGGACCGCCCGGTTGAGCACGTACGCGCTGCTCGGCATCCCCGTGTTCATGGTGATTACGTACCTCCTCGCGGTCGTCTCGCCAGTCCGGGCCGGCCCGACCGCCGGCGCCGGACCGTACGTCCACCCGCAGGTGATCGCCGCCGGCGCGGTCGCGGCGAGCCTGCTGGCCGGGCAGCTCCGGTTCAGCCGCTCGGCGGTACTCGACCAGACGGGCCGGGAGTTCGTGAAGATGCTGCGGGCGAAAGGCATCTCCCGGCTCACGCTGGTCAAGCACGTGCTCCGGAACGCGGCGCTGCCGATCGTCTCGCTGTCGCTCAGCGAACTGCTCGCGGTGCTCGTGTTGAACATCTACGTGATCGAAGAGATCCTGCCGATCGACGGGCTGGCACGGGCGAGCCTGGTCGCGGTCGATCAGGGCGACATGTCCCTGATCACCTGGTCGACGTTGGTGATCGTCTTCCTCGGGATCGGCGGGAGCTTCCTGCAGGACGTGGTGTACGGCTACCTCGATCCACAGGTCTCCGTCGAGTGA
- a CDS encoding ferritin-like domain-containing protein produces MSSEKVIDLLRKAYGDEMETVMNYQTNAIVLDGVRAEEIKESLKTDIQEELTHAEQLGNRLKQLDARPPSSAEFVARQDSLQPPEDSTDVLSVIRGVLDAEEGAIDTYRALIDAAEAADDPVTEDLAVTILADEEAHRTEFRGFEKEYQQD; encoded by the coding sequence ATGAGCTCCGAGAAAGTCATCGACCTGCTGCGCAAGGCGTACGGCGACGAGATGGAGACGGTGATGAACTACCAGACCAACGCCATCGTGCTCGACGGCGTCCGTGCCGAGGAGATCAAGGAGAGCCTCAAGACGGACATCCAGGAGGAGCTGACCCACGCCGAGCAGTTGGGCAACCGCCTCAAACAGCTCGACGCCCGGCCGCCGAGCTCGGCGGAGTTCGTCGCCCGGCAGGACTCCCTCCAGCCGCCGGAGGACTCTACCGACGTGCTCTCGGTGATCCGGGGGGTGCTCGACGCCGAGGAGGGCGCCATCGACACCTACCGCGCGCTCATCGACGCCGCTGAGGCCGCGGACGACCCGGTGACGGAGGACCTCGCGGTCACGATCCTCGCCGACGAGGAGGCCCACCGCACCGAGTTCCGCGGCTTCGAGAAGGAGTACCAGCAGGACTGA